The following are encoded together in the Tripterygium wilfordii isolate XIE 37 chromosome 3, ASM1340144v1, whole genome shotgun sequence genome:
- the LOC119992903 gene encoding LOW QUALITY PROTEIN: L-type lectin-domain containing receptor kinase IX.1-like (The sequence of the model RefSeq protein was modified relative to this genomic sequence to represent the inferred CDS: inserted 1 base in 1 codon), with protein METSFFVFLFWFFFVLLLPSAYSVSFQIPRFDPTDARIVYEGDARPNVGAIDFTSLTYVCHIGRATYAQKVPLWDPKSSKLTDFTTRFSFSIDTLNRSSYAAGLAFFLAPAGFLIPVNSIGGFLGLYNTTTSDSSINKIVHVEFGTFSNPAWDPPYQHVGINKDSIASANTTAWNASFHSDDNADVLITYNSTTKNFSMSWTYKSTSNPQENSSLSLIIDLREVLLNXIMIGFSAANSYLFERHLVSSWEFSSSLDIKETHENKERILGLTVGLPVSFGVLLVGASVVFGIWWRMKKQEADATAEMVNLTSINEDLEKGAGPRRFSYKELMSATNNFSNDRKLGAGGFGAVYKGYLSDPHIPVAVKKISRGSKQGKKEYITEIRIISRLRHRNLVQLLGWCHDRGELLIVYEFMSNGSLDSHIFGNKTPLTWVLRYKIALGIASGMLYLHEEWTQCVVHRDIKSSNIMLDSSFNVKLGDFGLAKLMDHELGPLTTGLAGTLGYLASEYISTGRASKESDVYSFGVVALEIATGKKAVNPTGQSPEMSLLEWIWGLYGSGNLISSADQRMRMDFDRKQVECLLVVGLWCAHPDHSMRPSIRQAIQVLNFEAVMPNLPTTMPVPMFHVPASSCSAEPLVSSSILEIGR; from the exons ATGGAAacctctttctttgtttttctcttctggtttttctttgttcttcttcttccctctgCTTATTCAGTTTCTTTCCAAATTCCTCGATTTGATCCCACCGATGCCAGAATAGTATATGAAGGTGACGCTAGGCCTAATGTTGGAGCCATTGATTTCACAAGCCTAACTTATGTCTGTCACATTGGTAGAGCCACCTATGCACAGAAAGTGCCACTCTGGGACCCTAAATCCAGCAAGCTAACAGACTTCACTACTCGTTTTTCGTTCAGCATCGACACCCTGAATCGATCATCATATGCTGCAGGCCTAGCTTTCTTCCTTGCTCCTGCTGGATTCCTGATTCCGGTTAATTCCATTGGTGGGTTCCTAGGCCTATACAACACCACAACAAGTGACTCTTCTATAAATAAAATTGTTCATGTTGAGTTTGGCACATTCTCTAATCCGGCATGGGATCCTCCATATCAGCATGTTGGGATCAACAAAGATTCCATTGCTTCAGCAAACACAACAGCTTGGAACGCAAGCTTCCACAGTGATGATAACGCAGATGTACTAATCACATACAATTCTACTACAAAGAATTTTAGTATGTCATGGACTTATAAATCAACCAGTAATCCTCAGGAGAATTCTAGTCTCTCCCTCATCATTGATCTTCGAGAGGTTCTACTGA GGATCATGATCGGATTTTCAGCTGCAAATAGTTATCTATTCGAACGACATTTGGTTTCATCTTGGGAGTTCAGTTCAAGTTTGGATATAAAGGAAACAcatgaaaacaaagaaagaattttAGGCCTTACTGTTGGTCTACCAGTTTCATTTGGTGTCTTGCTTGTTGGAGCAAGTGTTGTCTTTGGTATTTGGTGGAGAATGAAGAAGCAAGAGGCAGATGCAACAGCAGAGATGGTGAATTTAACATCAATCAATGAAGATCTTGAAAAAGGAGCAGGACCAAGAAGGTTTTCTTACAAAGAACTTATGTCAGCTACCAACAACTTCTCAAATGACAGGAAACTTGGAGCAGGAGGATTTGGTGCAGTTTACAAAGGGTACTTAAGTGATCCGCATATTCCTGTAGCTGTCAAGAAGATTTCAAGAGGTTCTAAACAGGGGAAAAAGGAGTATATAACCGAGATAAGGATCATTAGCCGGTTGAGACACCGGAATCTAGTGCAGCTCTTGGGTTGGTGCCATGACAGAGGCGAACTCCTTATTGTTTATGAATTCATGTCGAATGGTAGCCTTGATTCTCATATCTTTGGGAATAAGACTCCTCTGACTTGGGTTTTGAGGTACAAGATAGCCCTTGGAATAGCCTCCGGAATGCTCTATCTTCACGAAGAATGGACACAATGTGTGGTGCACCGCGATATCAAATCAAGCAATATAATGCTGGATTCTAGTTTTAATGTTAAGCTTGGTGACTTTGGTTTAGCCAAGCTCATGGACCATGAGCTAGGTCCTCTCACAACTGGGTTAGCAGGAACATTAGGTTACCTGGCTTCTGAATATATAAGCACGGGCAGAGCTAGCAAAGAGTCGGATGTGTACAGCTTTGGAGTGGTGGCATTAGAAATAGCCACAGGAAAAAAGGCTGTCAATCCTACAGGTCAGAGCCCGGAAATGAGTTTGTTAGAGTGGATTTGGGGTCTTTATGGAAGTGGCAATCTGATATCATCAGCAGATCAGAGAATGCGCATGGACTTTGACAGGAAACAAGTAGAGTGTTTGCTGGTTGTTGGACTCTGGTGTGCTCATCCTGATCACAGTATGAGGCCTTCAATAAGACAAGCTATTCAGGTGCTGAACTTTGAGGCAGTGATGCCTAATCTTCCTACAACAATGCCTGTTCCTATGTTTCATGTGCCTGCCTCTTCATGTTCTGCTGAACCTTTAGTCAGTAGTTCAATCCTAGAAATTGGTCGTTAA
- the LOC119992899 gene encoding L-type lectin-domain containing receptor kinase IX.1-like → MASCFLILLLLLSFIFLLPSAISISFQKSRFDKDDNSIYYEGEAKPFVGTIDFTSTNYLCQVGRAFYTKKVPIWDSKSRRLADFTTHFTFSIDTKGRTSYAAGFAFFLAPVVFPIPVNSIGGFLGLYNTTTTGSSHNQIVHVEFDTFSNSDWDPPYGHVGINQNSISSAVTTPWNVSLHSEDIADVWINYNSTTTNLSVSWTYQKTNTYRENSSLSYIVDLREVLPEWVTIGFTAATSNLLERHTVLSWEFSSSLDMEEEDSNGKDANSLGLLVGLPVSASVFLFGAIIAFGICRRKKLQKKKRKHIAEKSTLASINEDLERGAGPRRFSYEELVSATKNFSNDKKLGEGGFGSVYKGYLIDLDMLVAVKKISRGSRQGKKEYVTEVSVISRLRHRNLVKLVGWCHDSGEFLLVYEFMPNGSLDMHLFNKRSYTPLNWNLRYKIALGISSGLLYLHEEWEQCVVHRDIKSSNIMLDSSFNVKLGDFGLARLMDHELGPLTTGLAGTLGYLAPEYISTRRARKESDVYSFGVVALEIVTGRKTSEPLEENSEMGLVEWVWNLYGNENLLSGVDPRLQSDFDMGQVQCLMIVGLWCAHPDLNFRPSIRQAIQVLKFEANIPNLPSRMPVPMFHVPDIPSIGVTGEPLMTTNSVIEVSL, encoded by the coding sequence ATGGCCTCTTGCTTTCTAATTTTGCTGCTTCTgctttccttcattttccttcttCCATCTGCTATTTCGATTTCCTTTCAGAAGTCTCGTTTTGATAAAGATGATAATAGCATATACTACGAAGGAGAAGCGAAGCCTTTTGTTGGAACCATTGATTTCACCAGCACAAATTATCTATGCCAAGTTGGTAGAGCCTTCTACACCAAGAAGGTGCCAATCTGGGATTCCAAATCCAGAAGGCTTGCAGACTTCACTACCCATTTCACTTTCAGCATCGACACTAAAGGCCGTACCTCTTATGCAGCCGGATTTGCATTTTTCCTTGCTCCTGTTGTATTTCCAATCCCAGTGAACTCAATTGGTGGTTTCTTAGGCCTCTATAACACCACAACCACTGGATCCTCTCATAACCAAATTGTCCATGTTGAATTCGACACCTTTTCGAATTCTGATTGGGATCCTCCATATGGACATGTGGGGATTAACCAAAACTCAATTTCTTCAGCAGTTACCACTCCTTGGAATGTTAGTTTACATAGTGAAGACATTGCTGATGTTTGGATCAATTACAACTCTACCACCACGAACTTGAGTGTGTCTTGGACTTACCAGAAAACCAATACTTATCGAGAGAATTCTAGTCTTTCTTACATTGTTGATCTGAGAGAGGTCCTTCCTGAGTGGGTTACAATTGGATTTACTGCTGCCACGAGTAATCTGCTAGAAAGACATACAGTTCTGTCTTGGGAGTTCAGTTCAAGcttggatatggaggaggaGGACTCAAACGGAAAGGATGCCAATTCTTTAGGACTCTTAGTTGGTCTACCAGTTTCAGCAAGTGTTTTCCTTTTTGGAGCAATTATAGCTTTTGGTATTTGCCGTAGAAAGAAGctgcagaagaagaaaaggaagcatATAGCAGAGAAATCGACTTTAGCATCAATAAATGAAGACCTGGAAAGAGGAGCCGGACCAAGAAGGTTCTCTTATGAAGAACTAGTTTCTGCTACCAAAAACTTCTCCAATGATAAGAAATTAGGTGAAGGAGGATTTGGTTCTGTCTACAAAGGCTACCTGATAGATTTAGACATGCTAGTTGCTGTGAAGAAAATATCAAGAGGTTCTAGACAAGGCAAAAAAGAATATGTGACCGAGGTCAGTGTTATTAGCCGGTTGAGGCACCGGAACCTGGTGAAACTTGTCGGTTGGTGTCACGACAGTGGTGAGTTCTTGCTCGTTTATGAGTTCATGCCAAATGGAAGCCTTGATATGCATCTGTTCAACAAGAGAAGTTATACTCCTCTGAACTGGAATTTGAGATATAAGATTGCTCTCGGAATATCCTCTGGATTGCTCTATCTTCATGAAGAATGGGAGCAATGTGTGGTGCATCGCGACATCAAATCAAGCAATATAATGCTGGATTCGAGTTTTAATGTCAAGCTTGGAGATTTTGGGTTAGCTCGGCTCATGGACCATGAGCTAGGTCCCCTGACAACTGGGTTAGCAGGAACTTTAGGCTACCTTGCACCTGAATATATAAGCACAAGAAGGGCTAGAAAGGAATCAGATGTGTACAGCTTTGGAGTGGTGGCATTAGAAATTGTAACAGGAAGAAAGACAAGCGAGCCCTTGGAGGAGAACTCCGAAATGGGTTTGGTAGAGTGGGTTTGGAATCTTTATGGAAATGAAAATCTTCTTTCAGGTGTTGATCCGAGACTGCAATCGGATTTCGACATGGGGCAAGTTCAGTGTTTGATGATTGTTGGACTCTGGTGTGCTCATCCTGATCTCAATTTTAGGCCTTCAATAAGACAAGCAATTCAAGTGTTGAAATTTGAAGCCAATATTCCTAATCTTCCAAGCAGAATGCCTGTTCCTATGTTTCATGTCCCTGACATTCCTTCAATCGGTGTTACTGGTGAACCTTTGATGACTACTAATTCAGTTATTGAAGTGTCTCTTTAA
- the LOC119995462 gene encoding nodulation receptor kinase-like gives MTDVWISRRIECCFILLFVFIRSVCAQKEGFVSIACCANQNFTEQNTSITLVSDDGWYHERTSCSNISRPRENGYDRARIFNIESGRRCYNLKTTKNRDYLTRGTFLVDKFVQPQGSSFDVLIGVTPISVVNSLDDLVLEAIFGATDEYIDFCLAKNKGDLFISKLELRPLDDDLEYLRGNSSVVLKVIKRVDLGNNGEDVRYPDDQYDRIWRIPDPKTISPSSPIQGSNISIYNANVTVPAKVLQTAVASPDLLQILHNDLDTGDYNYTVTLHFLELDDTVKVGQRVFDIYINSEKTWASFDILANGSNYARLAFNFTANGSLNLTLAKVPNAFDAGPICNAYEILQVHPWVQGTNQDDVRAIMKVKDELLGHNKDIGLRDSWSGDPCLPLPWDSLTCNSSNGFSAITGLDLSKRKLHGPLPPSITELAYLTNLNLSYNHFHGEIPAFQASSMLISMDLSHNDLMGLLPLSLTSLPYLKIIYFGCNPNLTKGPQTSFNSSSYMTDSGECGSSQRSKRSTSGIMLGTIASGSSLITVGTFFACLYRRKYVGRGKYDRKGNRKTKNAVFSIPSTTDVPLKSITIQAFTLQYIEAATQKYRTLIGEGGFGSVYRGTLTDDEEVAVKVRSSTSTQGTREFENELNLLSAIRHENLVPLLGYCCEHDQQILVYPFMANGSLQDRLYGEAAKRKTLDWPTRLSIALGAARGLTHLHTFAGRSVIHRDVKSSNILLDHSMCAKVADFGFSKYAPQEGDSGTSLEVRGTAGYLDPEYYSTQHLSAKSDVFSFGVVLLEIVSGREPLNIKRPRNEWSLVEWAKPYIRESKIDEIVDPNIKGGYHAEAMWRVVEVALACIEPFSAYRPCMADIVRELEDALIIENNASEYMKSIESLGGSNRFSIVIEKKIGIPPTLSQVEPSTINTQALANPEPR, from the exons ATGACGGATGTTTGGATTTCTAGACGGATTGAGTGTTGTTTCATCCTCCTCTTTGTGTTTATCAGATCAGTTTGTGCACAGAAAGAAG GTTTTGTGAGTATAGCTTGCTGTGCAAACCAAAATTTTACAGAGCAAAATACATCAATAACTTTGGTATCCGATGATGGTTGGTACCATGAAAGAACCAGTTGCAGCAACATAAGCCGGCCAAGAGAGAATGGATATGACAGAGCTCGGATTTTCAATATTGAATCAGGGAGAAGATGTTACAATTTAAAGACAACAAAGAATAGGGACTATCTGACCAGGGGCACATTCCTTGTTGACAAATTTGTACAGCCTCAGGGATCTTCTTTTGATGTTCTGATTGGTGTCACACCAATTAGTGTAGTGAACTCATTGGACGACTTGGTTTTGGAGGCGATTTTTGGAGCTACTGATGAGTATATCGACTTCTGCTTAGCTAAAAACAAGGGAGATCTCTTCATCTCAAAGCTTGAGCTGAGGCCACTGGACGACGATTTAGAGTATCTGCGGGGGAATTCTTCTGTTGTTCTGAAAGTGATCAAAAGAGTAGACCTGGGAAACAATGGAGAAGATGTCAG GTACCCAGATGACCAATATGACAGAATTTGGAGAATACCTGATCCTAAGACGATTTCCCCATCGTCACCAATACAGGGAAGCAACATTTCCATCTACAATGCTAATGTGACGGTGCCAGCAAAAGTTCTTCAAACAGCAGTAGCTAGTCCTGATTTGTTGCAAATTCTTCACAATGACCTTGACACAGGAGATTATAACTACACAGTAACCCTCCACTTTCTTGAGCTCGATGACACTGTCAAAGTAGGGCAAAGAGTGTTTGACATATACATCAACAGCGAGAAGACATGGGCGAGTTTTGATATATTGGCTAATGGGTCCAACTATGCAAGACTTGCTTTCAATTTTACAGCAAATGGTTCTTTAAACCTGACATTGGCCAAGGTCCCAAATGCGTTTGATGCTGGACCCATTTGCAATGCTTATGAGATATTGCAGGTGCACCCTTGGGTCCAAGGGACTAACCAAGACGATG TTAGGGCAATAATGAAGGTGAAAGATGAGCTCTTGGGGCATAACAAAGACATTGGGCTACGGGATAGTTGGTCAGGAGACCCATGCCTTCCTCTTCCTTGGGACAGTCTAACCTGCAACAGCAGCAATGGTTTCTCTGCCATCACTGGACT GGACCTTTCCAAAAGAAAACTTCACGGACCTCTTCCTCCCAGCATCACTGAGCTAGCCTACTTGACAAATTT GAATTTGAGCTACAATCACTTCCACGGTGAAATCCCAGCATTCCAAGCATCCTCCATGTTGATCTCAAT GGATTTAAGCCACAATGATCTTATGGGACTTCTTCCACTCTCTCTCACCTCACTTCCATATCTGAAAATTAT ATACTTTGGATGCAATCCCAATCTCACCAAAGGGCCTCAAACCAGCTTCAACAGCTCAAGCTACATGACAGA TTCTGGAGAATGTGGTAGTAGCCAGAGATCAAAAAGATCGACCAGCGGAATCATGCTAGGCACCATCGCTTCTGGATCCTCTCTGATCACAGTTGGAACATTTTTCGCTTGCTTATACAGAAGAAAATATGTGGGTCGGGGAAAATATGATAGGAAAGGAAACCGGAAGACAAAAA ATGCTGTATTCTCCATACCCAGCACAACTGATGTTCCTTTGAAGTCAATAACTATTCAAGCATTTACTCTGCAATACATTGAGGCTGCCACCCAGAAGTACAGAACGTTGATAGGTGAAGGTGGCTTTGGATCTGTCTACCGTGGCACTCTTACTGATGACGAAGAAGTCGCAGTAAAAGTCCGGTCATCCACCTCAACTCAGGGTACCCGAGAGTTTGAGAATGAG CTAAACCTTCTTTCGGCTATTCGTCATGAAAATCTTGTACCTCTTCTTGGTTATTGTTGTGAACATGACCAACAGATACTGGTTTACCCTTTTATGGCTAATGGGTCTCTGCAAGATCGTCTATACG GAGAAGCAGCTAAAAGGAAAACTTTGGACTGGCCAACCAGACTTTCCATTGCTCTTGGAGCAGCTCGAG GTTTAACACATCTACACACATTTGCTGGGCGTAGTGTCATCCATAGGGATGTCAAATCGAGTAACATACTTCTGGATCATAGCATGTGTGCTAAGGTTGCTGACTTTGGCTTCTCAAAGTATGCACCTCAAGAAGGCGACAGTGGCACTTCTTTGGAAGTACGAGGCACAGCCGGGTATTTGGATCCAGA GTACTATTCCACACAGCATTTGTCTGCTAAAAGTGATGTGTTTAGCTTTGGTGTGGTTCTGCTTGAAATCGTAAGTGGTCGGGAGCCTCTAAATATAAAGAGGCCACGAAATGAGTGGAGCTTGGTCGAATGG GCTAAACCCTATATAAGGGAATCAAAGATAGATGAAATTGTGGATCCTAACATAAAGGGAGGATACCACGCTGAGGCAATGTGGAGAGTGGTGGAAGTGGCATTAGCATGCATTGAGCCCTTCTCAGCTTATCGACCATGCATGGCTGATATTGTCCGAGAGCTCGAAGACGCTTTGATAATAGAAAACAATGCATCTGAATACATGAAGTCTATAGAAAGTTTGGGAGGGTCCAATCGCTTCTCAATTGTCATAGAgaagaagattggtataccacCCACTCTTTCCCAAGTAGAACCATCAACAATTAACACACAAGCCTTGGCTAACCCAGAGCCAAGATAG